From a region of the Triticum aestivum cultivar Chinese Spring chromosome 7D, IWGSC CS RefSeq v2.1, whole genome shotgun sequence genome:
- the LOC123170046 gene encoding diacylglycerol kinase 4 isoform X1, with protein sequence MRSRSRSCSEMSISLSASPSPAEREALRLPRSPPAAAPPPLVGALIESLSFRSCGFGRAASSAFEKEDLRLRVALPQRLRDALHAALKARDPSAGAFALEEAPGVGTAANPWFALAPEDAPENPLVAFVNPRSGGRLGPVLKSRLQELIGEDQVFDITVVKPSAFVEYGLGCLEQLADSGDHSARSVRNNLRVMVAGGDGTVGWVLGCLGELYVQNRGPVPPVAVIPLGTGNDLSRSFGWGASFPFSWKAAAKRSLYKAILGTVSCLDSWHIVVSMPEEGEEQELDLPHSLRHLGECTFYDDGTAEGELSETVCCFDGVFYNYFSIGMDAQVAYGFHQLRDEKPFLASGPLSNKLIYAGYTCKQGWFFTQCISDPELRGLTNIIRLSIKKMDSSEWEHIPVPSSVRAIVALNLHNYASGRNPWGNLKPEYLEKKGFVEAQSDDGLLEIFGLKQGWHASLVMVELISAKHIAQAAAIRLEIKGGQWRDAYMQMDGEPWKQPLSTEYSTFVDIKRVPYPSMIISGADR encoded by the exons ATGCGATCGCGGTCGCGGTCGTGCTCGGAGATGTCCATATCGCTGTCGGCATCACCGTCGCCGGCGGAGCGGGAGGCGCTGCGCTTGCCGCGCTCACCGCcggcggccgcgccgccgccgctagtTGGGGCTCTTATTGAGTCGCTGTCATTCCGGAGCTGCGGGTTCGGCCGTGCCGCGTCCTCGGCGTTCGAGAAGGAGGACCTCCGCCTCCGCGTCGCGCTTCCGCAGCGCCTCCGCGACGCTCTGCACGCCGCGCTGAAGGCGAGGGACCCGTCGGCAGGCGCCTTCGCGTTGGAGGAAGCCCCAGGGGTGGGCACCGCGGCCAACCCCTGGTTCGCCCTGGCGCCCGAGGACGCCCCCGAGAACCCCCTGGTCGCGTTCGTCAACCCGCGCAGCGGCGGTCGCCTCGGTCCCGTCCTCAAGTCCCGCCTCCAGGAGCTCATTGGCGAAGACCAG GTTTTCGATATTACGGTCGTTAAGCCATCTGCATTTGTGGAATATGGATTGGGTTGTTTGGAGCAACTTGCTGATTCTGGGGATCATAGTGCAAGATCAGTTCGCAATAACCTGAGAGTCATG GTAGCAGGAGGTGATGGTACAGTAGGTTGGGTGCTGGGATGCTTAGGAGAACTATATGTGCAGAACCGGGGACCGGTTCCTCCAGTTGCTGTCATACCCCTTGGAACAGGAAATGATCTTTCCAGGAGTTTTGGTTGG GGTGCTTCATTTCCTTTCTCATGGAAAGCAGCTGCTAAACGATCTCTCTACAAGGCTATTTTGGGCACAGTTTCATGTTTAGACAG TTGGCACATCGTCGTTTCTATGccagaagaaggagaagaacaagaactgGATCTTCCCCACTCCCTTAGGCACCTCGGAGAGTGTACATTTTATGAT GATGGCACTGCTGAGGGAGAGTTGTCTGAGACAGTTTGTTGCTTTGACGGCGTCTTCTACAATTACTTCAGCATAG GGATGGATGCTCAAGTGGCTTACGGATTTCACCAACTACGTGATGAAAAGCCATTCCTTGCCAGTGGTCCTTTATCTAATAAG TTAATTTACGCAGGATACACTTGCAAGCAAGGGTGGTTCTTTACACAGTGTATTAGTGACCCTGAACTACG GGGACTGACAAACATTATCCGTTTATCAATAAAGAAGATGGACAGTTCTGAGTGGGAGCACATCCCTGTACCATCAAG TGTAAGGGCTATTGTTGCGTTAAACCTTCACAACTATGCGAGTGGAAGGAACCCATGGGGAAATTTGAAGCCTGAATACTTGGAAAAG AAAGGATTTGTCGAAGCCCAATCAGATGATGGCCTTCTTGAAATATTTGGGTTGAAGCAAGGGTGGCATGCATCCCTTGTGATGGTTGAACTTATATCTGCCAAACACATAGCACAG GCAGCAGCAATCCGGCTAGAGATCAAAGGTGGCCAATGGAGGGATGCATATATGCAAATGGATGGGGAGCCATGGAAGCAACCACTGAGCACCGAGTATTCGACATTCGTTGATATCAAGAGGGTGCCTTACCCATCAATGATCATC
- the LOC123170046 gene encoding diacylglycerol kinase 4 isoform X2 gives MVFALTSSFSFHLTSTPPSPSPRPMSSSIPSNNVTAPAFWSYRALLPLRSSCGQCIYNTFPTSATSTCFVVNHSGANPATVFDITVVKPSAFVEYGLGCLEQLADSGDHSARSVRNNLRVMVAGGDGTVGWVLGCLGELYVQNRGPVPPVAVIPLGTGNDLSRSFGWGASFPFSWKAAAKRSLYKAILGTVSCLDSWHIVVSMPEEGEEQELDLPHSLRHLGECTFYDDGTAEGELSETVCCFDGVFYNYFSIGMDAQVAYGFHQLRDEKPFLASGPLSNKLIYAGYTCKQGWFFTQCISDPELRGLTNIIRLSIKKMDSSEWEHIPVPSSVRAIVALNLHNYASGRNPWGNLKPEYLEKKGFVEAQSDDGLLEIFGLKQGWHASLVMVELISAKHIAQAAAIRLEIKGGQWRDAYMQMDGEPWKQPLSTEYSTFVDIKRVPYPSMIISGADR, from the exons ATGGTCTTCGCATTGACATCAAGCTTCAGCTTCCATCTGACCTCCACaccgccttctccctcgccaaggCCTATGAGCAGCAGCATTCCCTCCAACAACGTCACCGCACCAGCCTTCTGGTCCTACAGGGCACTTTTGCCCCTCCGATCTTCCTGCGGTCAATGCATCTACAATACCTTCCCCACCAGCGCCACTAGCACATGTTTTGTCGTCAACCACTCCGGAGCCAACCCCGCCACG GTTTTCGATATTACGGTCGTTAAGCCATCTGCATTTGTGGAATATGGATTGGGTTGTTTGGAGCAACTTGCTGATTCTGGGGATCATAGTGCAAGATCAGTTCGCAATAACCTGAGAGTCATG GTAGCAGGAGGTGATGGTACAGTAGGTTGGGTGCTGGGATGCTTAGGAGAACTATATGTGCAGAACCGGGGACCGGTTCCTCCAGTTGCTGTCATACCCCTTGGAACAGGAAATGATCTTTCCAGGAGTTTTGGTTGG GGTGCTTCATTTCCTTTCTCATGGAAAGCAGCTGCTAAACGATCTCTCTACAAGGCTATTTTGGGCACAGTTTCATGTTTAGACAG TTGGCACATCGTCGTTTCTATGccagaagaaggagaagaacaagaactgGATCTTCCCCACTCCCTTAGGCACCTCGGAGAGTGTACATTTTATGAT GATGGCACTGCTGAGGGAGAGTTGTCTGAGACAGTTTGTTGCTTTGACGGCGTCTTCTACAATTACTTCAGCATAG GGATGGATGCTCAAGTGGCTTACGGATTTCACCAACTACGTGATGAAAAGCCATTCCTTGCCAGTGGTCCTTTATCTAATAAG TTAATTTACGCAGGATACACTTGCAAGCAAGGGTGGTTCTTTACACAGTGTATTAGTGACCCTGAACTACG GGGACTGACAAACATTATCCGTTTATCAATAAAGAAGATGGACAGTTCTGAGTGGGAGCACATCCCTGTACCATCAAG TGTAAGGGCTATTGTTGCGTTAAACCTTCACAACTATGCGAGTGGAAGGAACCCATGGGGAAATTTGAAGCCTGAATACTTGGAAAAG AAAGGATTTGTCGAAGCCCAATCAGATGATGGCCTTCTTGAAATATTTGGGTTGAAGCAAGGGTGGCATGCATCCCTTGTGATGGTTGAACTTATATCTGCCAAACACATAGCACAG GCAGCAGCAATCCGGCTAGAGATCAAAGGTGGCCAATGGAGGGATGCATATATGCAAATGGATGGGGAGCCATGGAAGCAACCACTGAGCACCGAGTATTCGACATTCGTTGATATCAAGAGGGTGCCTTACCCATCAATGATCATC